In Pseudomonas oryzicola, one DNA window encodes the following:
- a CDS encoding WD40/YVTN/BNR-like repeat-containing protein produces the protein MSVFKRCSVVVLALAALQGAAQAAPFTDVLDLPAMSSALVASSALRDVTLAGQRLVAVGPRGHILYSDDHGAHWQQAQVPVSADLNAVSFATPELGWAVGHDGVVLHSRDGGVHWQKQLDGRALAEQLPGTGSDNALLDVWFSDARHGYAVGVFNLLLRTIDGGEHWQPWLDHSDNPQGLHLTSLAAVGDELYITGEQGLLLKQTGERFSRVQTPYAGTLFGAIGKPGVLLVYGLRGHAYRSTDGGRQWQPVSTGVNTSLTAAGVGRDGQLWLASQAGDLLLSRDDGASFSPVPQSARGPVTALATDTGNGLVLVGERGVRNQPGNPTLHP, from the coding sequence ATGTCTGTCTTCAAACGATGCAGCGTGGTAGTTCTGGCCTTGGCCGCGCTGCAGGGCGCGGCGCAGGCTGCGCCCTTCACCGATGTGCTGGACCTGCCCGCCATGTCCAGCGCCCTGGTCGCCAGCAGCGCCTTGCGCGATGTCACCCTGGCCGGCCAGCGCCTGGTGGCGGTGGGCCCGCGAGGGCACATCCTGTACTCCGACGACCATGGCGCGCACTGGCAGCAGGCCCAGGTACCGGTCAGCGCCGACCTGAATGCCGTGAGCTTCGCCACGCCCGAACTGGGCTGGGCGGTTGGCCACGATGGCGTGGTGCTGCACAGCCGCGATGGCGGCGTGCACTGGCAGAAGCAGCTGGATGGCCGGGCACTGGCCGAGCAACTGCCGGGCACGGGTAGCGACAATGCCTTGCTCGACGTGTGGTTCAGCGATGCCCGCCATGGCTATGCGGTCGGCGTGTTCAACCTGCTGTTGCGCACCATTGATGGCGGCGAGCACTGGCAGCCCTGGCTCGACCACAGCGATAACCCGCAAGGCCTGCACCTGACCAGCTTGGCCGCGGTAGGTGACGAGCTGTACATCACCGGCGAGCAAGGCCTGCTGCTGAAGCAAACCGGTGAGCGCTTCAGCCGTGTCCAGACACCCTACGCCGGCACACTGTTCGGTGCTATCGGCAAGCCTGGCGTACTGCTGGTCTACGGCCTGCGTGGGCATGCCTACCGCAGCACCGATGGCGGCCGGCAGTGGCAACCGGTCAGCACGGGTGTGAACACCAGCCTCACCGCCGCCGGTGTCGGCCGTGACGGCCAGCTATGGCTGGCCAGCCAGGCTGGCGACCTGCTGCTCAGCCGGGATGATGGCGCCAGCTTCAGCCCGGTGCCGCAAAGCGCCCGTGGCCCGGTGACCGCGCTCGCCACCGATACCGGCAACGGCCTGGTACTGGTCGGCGAGCGGGGCGTGCGCAACCAGCCCGGTAACCCCACGCTGCACCCATAA
- a CDS encoding efflux RND transporter permease subunit, with protein sequence MAATRQDTLPVIRNLDDFDPRSGNGLERLVFNHRLPFLLCMLLATLVLGYMALTRLELRPSFDKMLPQSHPYIQNYLENRASLRGLGNAVRVVVENTQGDIFDPGYLQTLRHINDELFLSQGVDRAWVKSLWSPAVRWTEVTEEGFQGGPVMPDGYQGAAGDIEQLRQNIERANIVGSLVARDFKSSMLVVPLLDQDSATGKGLDYHAFSQKLEQLRSQYQASGQYRIHVIGFAKLMGDLIDGLIQVMAFFALAVLTSLLVIYCYTRCVRSTLLVVLCSLTAVVWQLGIVAWLGYAIDPYSILVPFLIFAIGVSHAAQKMNGILQDIGRGTHRQVAARYTFRRLFVAGVTALLADAVGFAVLMLIDIPVIQDLAITASIGVAVLIFTSLLLMPVALSYVGVGRKAAERALYIDARAAQHRGFGRLWDLLDRSTERKWASAALLVALALCGLGIWGSLQLKIGDLDSGAPELRADSRYNLDNAYITRHYALSSDTFAVMVKTAPEGCLQYQTLVLADRLAWELQQLPGVQATVSLANAVRQITAGTYEGNPRLNSLQRNQDVLNYAAQQASVNAPELFNNDCSLMPVIAYLKDHRADTLAQVAAVAERFARANSNAEQQFLLAAGSAGIEAATNVVVREANHRMLLLVYLAVTLFCLFTFRSWRATLVAILPLMLTSVLCEALMVAMGIGVKVATLPVIALGVGIGVDYALYLLSVQLHYQRTGLSLAQAYQKAVAFTGRVVGLVGITLAAGVVGWAWSPIKFQADMGLLLTFMFLWNMLGALVLIPALSHFLLRGQAAAVPAEAQATPLPQTQETECSPHV encoded by the coding sequence ATGGCCGCTACCCGCCAAGACACCCTGCCGGTAATCCGCAACCTCGACGATTTCGACCCACGCTCGGGCAATGGCCTGGAGCGCCTGGTGTTCAACCATCGCCTGCCGTTCCTGCTGTGCATGCTATTGGCGACCCTGGTGCTGGGCTACATGGCGCTGACCCGCCTGGAGCTGCGCCCCAGTTTCGACAAGATGCTGCCGCAGAGCCACCCCTACATCCAGAACTACCTGGAAAACCGCGCATCACTGCGTGGCCTGGGCAACGCGGTGCGGGTGGTGGTGGAGAACACCCAGGGCGACATCTTCGACCCGGGCTACCTGCAGACCCTGCGGCACATCAACGACGAGCTGTTCCTCAGCCAGGGCGTGGACCGGGCCTGGGTTAAGTCGCTGTGGAGCCCGGCGGTGCGCTGGACCGAGGTGACCGAGGAGGGCTTCCAGGGTGGCCCGGTAATGCCCGACGGCTACCAGGGCGCTGCGGGTGACATCGAGCAGCTGCGGCAGAACATCGAGCGCGCCAACATTGTCGGCAGCCTGGTGGCGCGCGACTTCAAGTCGAGCATGCTGGTCGTGCCGCTGCTCGACCAGGATTCGGCTACCGGCAAAGGCCTCGACTACCACGCCTTCTCGCAGAAGCTCGAACAACTGCGCAGCCAGTACCAGGCCAGCGGCCAGTACCGCATCCATGTGATCGGCTTCGCCAAGCTGATGGGGGACCTGATCGACGGGCTGATCCAGGTGATGGCGTTCTTCGCCCTGGCAGTGCTGACCAGCCTGCTGGTCATCTATTGCTACACCCGTTGCGTGCGCAGCACCCTGCTGGTGGTGCTGTGTTCGCTGACTGCGGTGGTGTGGCAACTGGGCATCGTCGCCTGGCTGGGCTACGCCATCGACCCGTATTCGATCCTGGTGCCGTTCCTGATCTTCGCCATCGGAGTATCCCACGCGGCGCAGAAGATGAACGGCATCCTTCAGGACATCGGCCGTGGCACCCACCGCCAGGTGGCCGCGCGCTATACCTTCCGCCGCCTGTTCGTGGCCGGGGTGACTGCGTTGCTGGCCGATGCGGTGGGCTTTGCCGTGCTGATGCTGATCGACATCCCGGTTATCCAGGACCTGGCCATCACCGCCAGCATCGGCGTGGCGGTGCTGATCTTCACTTCGCTGCTGCTGATGCCGGTGGCGCTGTCCTATGTAGGTGTTGGTCGCAAGGCTGCCGAGCGGGCCCTGTACATCGACGCCCGCGCAGCGCAGCACCGCGGTTTCGGCCGGCTGTGGGACCTGCTCGACCGCTCTACCGAACGCAAATGGGCCAGCGCCGCACTGCTGGTGGCCCTGGCTCTGTGCGGCCTTGGCATCTGGGGCAGCCTGCAGTTGAAAATCGGCGACCTCGACAGCGGTGCCCCCGAACTGCGCGCCGACTCTCGCTACAACCTCGACAACGCCTACATCACCCGGCACTACGCGTTGTCCAGCGATACCTTCGCGGTCATGGTCAAGACCGCACCGGAAGGCTGCCTGCAATACCAGACGCTGGTCCTGGCCGACCGCCTGGCCTGGGAACTGCAACAATTGCCGGGTGTGCAGGCCACCGTGTCGCTGGCCAATGCCGTGCGCCAGATCACCGCCGGCACCTACGAAGGCAACCCGCGCCTGAACAGCCTGCAGCGCAACCAGGACGTGCTCAACTACGCCGCCCAGCAGGCCTCGGTCAACGCCCCCGAGCTGTTCAACAACGACTGCTCGCTGATGCCGGTAATCGCCTACCTGAAGGACCATCGCGCCGACACCCTGGCCCAGGTGGCCGCCGTGGCAGAACGTTTTGCCCGGGCCAACAGCAACGCCGAACAGCAGTTCCTGCTGGCTGCCGGCAGCGCCGGCATCGAGGCCGCCACCAACGTGGTGGTGCGCGAGGCCAACCATCGCATGCTGTTACTGGTATACCTGGCGGTCACGCTGTTCTGCCTGTTCACCTTCCGCAGCTGGCGCGCCACGTTGGTCGCGATCCTGCCGCTGATGCTCACCTCGGTGCTGTGCGAAGCGCTGATGGTGGCCATGGGCATCGGCGTCAAGGTTGCCACGTTGCCGGTGATCGCCCTTGGCGTGGGTATCGGCGTGGACTACGCGCTGTACCTGCTCAGCGTGCAACTGCACTACCAGCGCACCGGGCTGAGCCTGGCCCAGGCCTACCAGAAAGCCGTGGCCTTCACTGGCCGGGTGGTGGGGCTGGTCGGCATCACCCTGGCCGCCGGGGTGGTTGGCTGGGCCTGGTCGCCAATCAAGTTCCAGGCCGACATGGGCCTGCTGCTGACCTTCATGTTCCTGTGGAACATGCTTGGCGCGCTGGTGCTGATCCCCGCGCTATCGCATTTCCTCTTGCGTGGTCAGGCCGCTGCGGTGCCTGCCGAGGCCCAGGCCACGCCGCTTCCACAAACCCAAGAAACCGAGTGCTCGCCTCATGTCTGA
- a CDS encoding acyl-CoA dehydrogenase C-terminal domain-containing protein, which yields MSDYLPPLRDMDFLLNEVFDIPTWWAQTPALAEQVDGNTARAVLEQAGRLIAEVVAPLNRSGDEQGCRWDAGQVHTPAGFADAYRAFAADGWVGVAGAPEYGGMGMPKVIGAQLEEMLNAANLSFGLYPMLTAGACLALLNHASEPLKALYLPPMYQGRWTGSMCLTEPHAGTDLGLIRTRAEPVADGRYRISGTKIFITGGEQDLTENIIHLVLARLPDAPAGPKGISLFLVPKVLVDADGVLGEANAVSCGSIEHKMGIKASATCVMNFDGAIGYLVGEPNKGLNAMFTMMNYERLGVGIQGLALGERSYQGAIAYARDRQQGRAPTGAEAPGQAADPIVVHPDVRRMLLTMKALNEGGRAFSTYVALQLDLAKYSEAPVARAQAEAKVALLTPVAKAFLTDMGLETTVHGQQVLGGHGYIREWGQEQLIRDCRITQIYEGTNGIQALDLVGRKLFADGGQAYRSVSDEITAFVETLPAACAEFGAPLLAAVRNLDELTAWLLDRAQGNPRELGAAAVEYLQVFGYTFYAYLWARMAVVCQCHAAPEPFHLSKLGTARFYFARLLPRIHSLSASVRAGSDSLYLLEAGQL from the coding sequence ATGTCTGATTACCTTCCGCCGCTGCGCGACATGGATTTTCTGCTCAACGAAGTGTTCGATATCCCGACCTGGTGGGCGCAAACCCCCGCCCTGGCCGAGCAGGTCGATGGCAACACGGCCCGGGCCGTGCTCGAACAGGCCGGCCGGCTGATTGCCGAGGTGGTGGCGCCGCTCAACCGCAGTGGCGACGAGCAAGGCTGCCGCTGGGACGCCGGGCAGGTGCATACCCCTGCGGGTTTCGCCGACGCCTACCGGGCATTTGCCGCCGATGGCTGGGTGGGCGTGGCCGGTGCCCCGGAATATGGTGGCATGGGCATGCCGAAAGTGATCGGTGCCCAGCTCGAAGAAATGCTCAATGCCGCCAACCTGTCGTTTGGTTTGTATCCGATGCTGACCGCCGGGGCCTGCCTGGCGCTGCTCAACCATGCCAGCGAGCCGTTGAAGGCGCTGTACCTGCCGCCCATGTACCAAGGGCGCTGGACCGGTTCGATGTGCCTGACCGAGCCGCACGCTGGCACCGACCTGGGCCTGATTCGCACCCGCGCCGAGCCGGTTGCCGATGGCCGCTACCGCATCAGCGGGACCAAGATCTTCATCACTGGCGGTGAGCAGGACCTGACCGAGAACATCATCCACCTAGTGCTGGCGCGGCTGCCGGATGCGCCAGCAGGACCCAAGGGCATCTCGCTGTTCCTGGTGCCCAAGGTGCTGGTTGACGCCGATGGCGTGCTGGGCGAGGCCAATGCGGTGAGTTGCGGGTCGATCGAGCACAAGATGGGCATCAAGGCCTCGGCCACCTGCGTGATGAACTTCGACGGTGCAATCGGCTACCTGGTCGGTGAGCCGAACAAGGGCCTCAACGCGATGTTCACCATGATGAACTACGAGCGCCTTGGCGTAGGTATCCAGGGCCTGGCCCTGGGTGAACGCTCCTACCAGGGCGCCATTGCCTATGCCCGTGATCGCCAGCAGGGCCGTGCGCCGACGGGGGCCGAAGCGCCGGGGCAAGCCGCTGACCCGATCGTCGTCCACCCGGATGTGCGGCGCATGCTGCTGACCATGAAAGCGCTGAACGAAGGCGGGCGGGCCTTCTCTACCTATGTGGCACTGCAGCTGGACCTGGCCAAATACAGCGAGGCCCCGGTCGCACGCGCCCAGGCCGAGGCCAAGGTGGCATTGCTCACGCCAGTGGCCAAGGCCTTCCTCACCGACATGGGGCTGGAAACCACCGTGCACGGCCAGCAGGTGCTGGGCGGTCATGGCTATATCCGCGAATGGGGCCAGGAGCAGTTGATCCGCGACTGCCGCATTACCCAGATCTACGAAGGCACCAATGGCATCCAGGCCCTCGACCTGGTGGGGCGTAAACTGTTTGCCGATGGCGGCCAGGCCTATCGCAGCGTGTCCGACGAAATTACTGCCTTTGTCGAGACGCTGCCCGCGGCGTGCGCCGAGTTCGGCGCGCCGCTGCTGGCTGCCGTGCGCAACCTAGACGAGCTGACCGCCTGGTTGCTCGATCGGGCCCAGGGCAACCCGCGTGAGCTGGGCGCGGCGGCTGTGGAGTACCTGCAGGTGTTTGGCTACACCTTCTACGCCTACCTGTGGGCACGCATGGCCGTGGTTTGCCAGTGTCATGCGGCTCCCGAGCCGTTCCACCTGAGCAAGCTGGGCACCGCGCGTTTCTACTTTGCCCGCCTGCTGCCACGCATTCATTCGCTGAGCGCCAGTGTGAGGGCCGGTAGCGACAGCCTGTACCTGCTCGAGGCCGGGCAACTGTGA
- a CDS encoding fatty acid--CoA ligase, translating into MITTRIMPAAEQAYAYPLLIKRLLLSGVRYQPNQEIVYADKLRFSYTTLLERIQRLANVLTAAGVKPGDTVALLDWDSHRALECFFAVPMLGAVLHTVNVRLSTEQVRYTMNHAEDRLVLVHDDFLPLMAQLREDLPTVEGFIRLSDGDREAQGVPLLGEYEGLLAAAEPQFEFADFDEHSLATLFYTSGTTGNPKGVYFSHRQLVLHTLVEQGTLAACGELPLLRSGDVYMPITPMFHVHAWGIPYVATALGIKQVYPGRYEPNRLVRLYRDEGVTFSHCVPTVLQMMLDSDEGRRSDLSGWKMLLGGSALTLGLAQRASARGISVHCGYGMSESCPLLSITHLSAELLALPMAQQLPLRIDAGVPIALVDLRIVDSEGREVPHDGESLGEIVVRAPWLTQGYLHEPEQGAALWLGGWMHTGDLACIDAAGVVRIRDRIKDVIKTGGEWVSSVALENLISQHPCVASVAVIGIPDPHWGEQPLALVVCRDGMQFDQPTLAGHLQPFVDQGQLNKWAIPRQLRCVPELPKTSVGKIDKKRIRQGLS; encoded by the coding sequence ATGATCACCACTCGCATCATGCCTGCGGCAGAGCAGGCCTACGCCTATCCGCTGCTGATCAAGCGCCTGCTGCTGTCGGGCGTGCGCTACCAGCCCAACCAGGAAATCGTCTACGCCGACAAGCTGCGCTTCAGCTACACCACGCTGCTCGAACGCATCCAGCGGCTGGCCAATGTACTGACCGCCGCCGGGGTCAAGCCAGGCGACACCGTGGCCTTGCTCGACTGGGACAGCCACCGTGCGCTGGAGTGCTTTTTTGCCGTACCGATGCTGGGCGCGGTATTGCACACGGTGAACGTACGGCTTTCCACCGAGCAAGTGCGCTACACCATGAACCATGCCGAAGACCGCCTGGTACTGGTGCACGACGACTTCCTGCCATTGATGGCGCAGTTGAGAGAGGACCTGCCGACGGTCGAGGGCTTCATCCGCCTCAGCGACGGTGACCGCGAAGCGCAGGGCGTACCGCTGCTGGGTGAGTACGAAGGGTTGTTGGCAGCTGCCGAGCCGCAGTTCGAGTTTGCCGATTTCGACGAGCATTCGCTGGCCACGCTGTTCTATACCAGCGGGACCACCGGCAACCCCAAGGGGGTGTATTTCAGCCACCGGCAACTGGTGCTGCATACCCTGGTCGAGCAGGGCACCCTGGCGGCCTGCGGCGAGCTGCCGCTGCTGCGCAGTGGCGACGTGTACATGCCCATCACGCCGATGTTCCACGTGCATGCCTGGGGCATACCCTATGTGGCCACGGCGCTGGGTATCAAGCAGGTCTACCCTGGGCGTTACGAGCCCAACCGGCTGGTGCGCCTGTACCGCGACGAGGGCGTGACGTTTTCTCATTGCGTGCCCACGGTGCTGCAGATGATGCTCGACAGCGACGAAGGGCGACGTTCCGACCTGAGCGGCTGGAAGATGCTGCTGGGTGGCAGCGCACTGACCTTGGGCCTGGCGCAGCGCGCCAGCGCACGCGGCATCAGCGTGCACTGTGGCTACGGCATGTCGGAAAGCTGCCCGCTGCTCAGCATCACCCACCTCAGTGCCGAGCTGCTGGCACTGCCCATGGCACAACAGCTGCCGCTGCGTATCGACGCCGGCGTGCCGATTGCCCTGGTCGACCTGCGCATCGTCGACAGCGAGGGCAGGGAGGTGCCACACGACGGCGAAAGCCTGGGGGAAATCGTGGTGCGCGCGCCATGGCTGACCCAGGGCTACCTCCACGAACCGGAGCAGGGCGCCGCCTTGTGGCTGGGCGGCTGGATGCACACCGGTGACCTGGCCTGCATCGACGCAGCTGGGGTGGTGCGCATTCGCGACCGGATCAAGGATGTGATCAAGACCGGCGGTGAATGGGTCAGTTCGGTGGCCCTGGAGAACCTCATCAGCCAGCATCCGTGTGTCGCTTCGGTGGCAGTGATCGGCATCCCGGACCCGCACTGGGGTGAGCAACCGCTGGCGTTGGTGGTGTGTCGTGACGGCATGCAGTTTGACCAGCCGACACTGGCCGGGCACCTGCAGCCATTTGTCGACCAGGGGCAGCTCAACAAATGGGCAATACCGCGGCAGTTGCGCTGTGTGCCGGAGCTTCCCAAGACCAGCGTCGGCAAGATCGACAAGAAGCGCATCCGCCAGGGCCTCAGCTGA